In Plasmodium gaboni strain SY75 chromosome Unknown, whole genome shotgun sequence, the following are encoded in one genomic region:
- a CDS encoding putative EMP1-like protein, translating into CQKQTKFCNTTSDNDNAFRDKPSDYTKACDCTPPKKPISIPCTDNKILDAATYKQHQAKAQMEKNTVDKGGTESKLKGNINNAQFKGGKKGKDVEDGNICKLEKDKHTNDWRDYSDTDNSSGKYHQGPCSGKGKDRFVIGE; encoded by the coding sequence TTGTCAGAAACAAACAAAATTTTGTAATACTACTAGTGACAATGATAACGCTTTTCGTGATAAACCTAGTGACTATACTAAAGCGTGCGATTGTACCCCACCAAAAAAACCTATCAGTATACCGTGTACGGATAACAAAATTTTGGATGCGGCAACATACAAACAACACCAAGCAAAAGCACAAATGGAAAAAAACACTGTTGATAAGGGTGGTACTGAGAGTAAGTTGaaaggaaatataaataacgCGCAGTTTAAAGGTGgaaaaaaaggaaaagaTGTGGAAGATGGAAATATTTGTAAGCTTGAAAAGGACAAACACACAAACGATTGGCGTGACTATAGTGATACTGATAATAGTAGTGGTAAATATCATCAAGGCC